The proteins below are encoded in one region of Sedimentibacter sp. zth1:
- the ispD gene encoding 2-C-methyl-D-erythritol 4-phosphate cytidylyltransferase: MYKEKYVVAIIVAGGKGTRMGENRPKQYLMVDDKYIVEKTIEQFEKNNKIDDILLVVNYEDIEFVKTKISCDKPKISKIVVGGSERINSVNNGINAIKEDMINGIVLIHDGVRPFASQGLINNCIENAYEFGACVPTIDIVDTIKKVNDEDIVKKTLDRSKYKAIQTPQAFKYEIISECYKNALLDELSVTDDSSIVEHYGYEVKAIKGLQKNIKITTQFDLRVAELISRMV; this comes from the coding sequence ATGTATAAAGAAAAATATGTTGTAGCAATAATAGTAGCTGGTGGAAAAGGTACTAGAATGGGAGAAAATAGACCTAAACAGTATCTTATGGTAGATGATAAATATATAGTTGAAAAAACTATAGAACAATTTGAAAAGAACAATAAAATAGATGATATATTATTGGTAGTTAATTATGAAGATATAGAATTTGTAAAAACAAAAATTAGTTGTGACAAACCAAAAATATCTAAAATAGTAGTTGGAGGTTCCGAAAGAATTAACTCTGTTAATAATGGTATAAATGCTATAAAAGAAGATATGATTAACGGTATTGTGCTGATACATGACGGTGTCCGACCATTTGCTTCACAAGGACTTATTAATAATTGTATAGAAAATGCTTATGAATTCGGAGCATGTGTACCAACAATTGATATAGTTGATACAATAAAAAAGGTTAATGACGAGGATATAGTTAAAAAAACTTTAGATAGAAGCAAATATAAAGCTATTCAAACACCACAAGCTTTTAAATATGAAATAATAAGTGAGTGTTATAAAAATGCATTATTAGATGAATTGTCAGTAACAGATGATTCATCAATAGTAGAGCATTATGGGTATGAAGTAAAAGCTATTAAGGGTTTACAAAAAAATATAAAAATTACTACTCAGTTTGATTTAAGAGTAGCAGAGCTTATATCAAGAATGGTTTAG
- the trpS gene encoding tryptophan--tRNA ligase translates to MGNDKKVIFSGIQPSGSLTLGNYLGAIKNWTTLADEYNCYFCIVDMHAITVSKEPKDLRKNTLEVLANYIAAGLNPDKVTLFIQSHVSAHAELGWVLNCLTYYGELGRMTQFKDKSKKQQNSNITAGLFTYPSLMAADILLYQTDLVPVGEDQRQHLELARDIAIRFNNKYSKTFVVPEPYIAKIGAKIMNLQDPTIKMSKSDTNDKSYILLTDDDDEIRRKFKRSVTDSLGIVKLSNDQPGIKNLLGIYSKITGETIESIVERYEGKGYSIFKDDVAEVVVNELRPLRLKREELLKNKDYLQEVFQKGAEKAENTARKTLRKVYKKVGFIPRY, encoded by the coding sequence TTGGGAAATGATAAAAAAGTTATATTTAGTGGTATTCAGCCGTCTGGTTCATTAACACTAGGTAACTATTTAGGAGCTATAAAGAATTGGACTACTCTTGCTGACGAATATAATTGTTATTTTTGCATTGTAGATATGCATGCAATTACAGTTTCAAAAGAACCAAAGGATTTAAGAAAAAATACACTTGAGGTATTAGCAAACTATATTGCTGCAGGGTTGAACCCTGATAAGGTTACTCTGTTTATTCAATCACATGTATCAGCACATGCTGAATTAGGTTGGGTACTTAATTGTCTAACTTATTATGGTGAACTTGGTAGAATGACGCAATTTAAAGATAAATCTAAAAAACAGCAAAATAGCAATATTACTGCGGGATTATTTACTTATCCCTCATTGATGGCAGCGGATATACTGTTATATCAAACAGATTTGGTTCCGGTTGGAGAAGATCAAAGACAGCATCTTGAACTAGCTAGAGATATAGCAATAAGATTTAATAACAAATATAGCAAAACATTTGTAGTTCCAGAGCCGTATATAGCAAAAATAGGTGCAAAAATAATGAATTTACAAGACCCTACGATAAAAATGTCTAAATCTGATACTAATGATAAAAGTTATATATTATTAACTGATGATGATGATGAAATCAGAAGAAAATTCAAAAGATCAGTAACAGATTCACTAGGAATAGTAAAATTAAGCAATGACCAACCAGGAATAAAAAATTTACTAGGAATTTATTCTAAAATTACTGGCGAAACAATAGAAAGTATTGTTGAAAGATATGAAGGAAAAGGATACTCAATATTTAAAGATGATGTTGCAGAAGTTGTTGTAAATGAATTAAGACCTTTAAGACTAAAAAGAGAAGAGTTACTTAAAAATAAAGACTATTTACAAGAAGTATTTCAAAAAGGCGCAGAAAAAGCTGAGAATACAGCTAGAAAAACTTTAAGAAAAGTGTACAAAAAAGTGGGATTTATACCTAGATATTAA
- a CDS encoding SLOG family protein, producing the protein MVNNIINCCVVDYSFRKYNVTNLYNINKIYSKFKSCMEKILDEGKRIKFICGMNEGFELLIANTILELKYKYKNLLFECALPNELQAVGWSECNRETYYNILGKCDIENFISKQQRKDNIKRRNRYMISSSKYIFVLTDNENFLLNSTYIQHNKNIIVLPTN; encoded by the coding sequence ATGGTTAATAATATTATAAATTGTTGCGTTGTTGATTACTCGTTTAGAAAATATAATGTAACAAATTTATACAACATTAATAAAATCTACTCAAAATTTAAAAGTTGTATGGAGAAGATTTTAGATGAAGGTAAAAGGATAAAATTCATATGTGGTATGAATGAAGGGTTTGAATTACTTATTGCAAATACAATTCTTGAATTAAAATATAAATATAAAAACTTATTATTTGAATGTGCCCTTCCTAATGAACTTCAAGCAGTTGGTTGGAGTGAATGTAATAGGGAAACTTATTATAATATTTTAGGGAAATGTGATATAGAAAACTTTATCAGTAAACAGCAACGTAAAGATAATATAAAAAGACGTAATCGTTATATGATATCATCTTCAAAATATATTTTTGTTTTAACAGATAATGAGAATTTTTTACTAAATAGTACATACATACAACATAATAAAAACATAATTGTCTTACCTACAAATTAA
- the rlmH gene encoding 23S rRNA (pseudouridine(1915)-N(3))-methyltransferase RlmH produces MKITIISVGKIKEKFFADAIGEYRKRLSRFCTFVEEVIQDERADDNFSNKEIEQVKMKEGLKILKKIKDNTYVVAMCIEGKQIASVELAEKIMDLSVNGVSEITFIIGGSNGLSKEVIDRANFKLSFSKMTFPHQLFKVLLIEQIYRAFKINANESYHK; encoded by the coding sequence ATGAAAATTACAATTATATCTGTGGGAAAAATCAAGGAAAAATTCTTTGCAGATGCAATAGGAGAATATAGAAAAAGATTGTCTAGATTTTGCACATTCGTAGAAGAAGTTATACAGGATGAAAGGGCAGATGATAATTTTTCAAATAAAGAAATTGAACAGGTTAAAATGAAAGAAGGACTAAAAATACTCAAAAAAATAAAGGATAATACATACGTTGTGGCTATGTGCATTGAAGGAAAGCAGATTGCTTCAGTTGAACTTGCCGAAAAAATTATGGATTTATCAGTAAATGGGGTATCTGAAATAACTTTTATAATTGGAGGAAGCAATGGGCTTTCAAAAGAAGTAATTGATAGGGCAAACTTTAAATTATCCTTCTCTAAAATGACATTTCCGCATCAATTGTTCAAGGTGTTGCTAATTGAACAAATATACAGAGCATTTAAAATAAATGCAAATGAAAGTTATCACAAATAA
- a CDS encoding LTA synthase family protein has protein sequence MKKFINWIKDRHLAQSVMLSFAVYLVVEILSRRSIFLGLQYLIFNPMLFLFNMTIVLFTYYITCLFKRKYFTMLLVTIIWLGLGITNCVVLGFRTTPLGAIDFKIVKSALDIMPVYLNIFEMILIGVSIVATIILIVYAFIKLPRRRPAYNKLIPSCLIITVFTLVSSVFYKNMNIVPNSFKNIADAYSDYGFAYCFTCTLVDRGIDEPEDYSKEAMKVILSEIDEEEANKNKLSEKDSNNKVLEEDTEYKANTEHPNILFLQLESFFDVKHLKDVTFSSDPVPVFSHLKGTYSSGFLTVPTVGAGTANTEFEIITGMSLQFFGPGEYPYTTILKSSTCETINYNLKELGYKTQAIHNHKGGFYGRNEVYKQLGFDVFTPIEYMNNVEYNPLGWCKDCILTNQIIKSLKSTEQRDLVYTISVQGHGRYPSEVIDENQSITVEGVDEDVKVGFEYFVNQINEMDDFIGSLISTLENFDEPVVLVMFGDHLPAFDIKQEQLDNNSIFQTEYVIWDNIGLKQEDKDINAYQLTSNVMSKLNFDNGVLTRFHNVNSDNYNYLDKLQMLEHDMLYGDKIIYGGANPYEPTNLQMGINKIYISDISQIEDDIYVLGHNFTYWSEVYVNNKKKEAKYKDKNIIILQDIELEDGDIVTINQESDDWKILGKSDEFVYKIKTE, from the coding sequence ATGAAAAAATTTATTAATTGGATAAAGGATAGACACCTTGCTCAAAGCGTTATGCTATCTTTTGCTGTTTATTTAGTTGTTGAAATACTTAGTAGACGCTCAATTTTTTTAGGATTACAGTATCTAATTTTTAATCCGATGTTATTTTTATTCAATATGACAATAGTTTTGTTCACATATTACATTACTTGTCTATTTAAAAGAAAATATTTCACGATGCTTTTAGTTACAATAATTTGGTTAGGATTAGGTATAACAAATTGTGTGGTTTTAGGTTTTAGGACAACTCCGTTAGGAGCTATTGATTTCAAAATAGTTAAATCAGCTCTCGATATTATGCCAGTATATTTAAATATTTTTGAAATGATATTAATTGGAGTGTCAATAGTTGCAACAATTATTCTTATAGTTTATGCATTTATAAAACTACCAAGAAGGAGACCTGCATACAATAAATTAATTCCTTCATGTTTAATAATTACAGTATTTACGCTTGTATCATCTGTGTTTTATAAAAATATGAATATTGTACCAAATTCATTTAAAAACATTGCTGATGCTTATTCGGATTATGGTTTTGCTTATTGTTTTACATGTACACTAGTGGATAGGGGAATAGACGAACCAGAAGACTATTCAAAAGAAGCTATGAAAGTAATTTTATCTGAGATTGACGAAGAAGAGGCTAATAAAAATAAGTTATCAGAAAAGGATTCAAATAATAAAGTATTAGAAGAAGATACAGAATACAAAGCAAATACTGAGCATCCAAACATTCTTTTTTTACAATTAGAGTCATTTTTTGATGTTAAACATTTGAAAGATGTAACATTCTCAAGTGACCCAGTCCCTGTGTTTAGTCACCTAAAAGGCACATATTCTTCTGGGTTCTTAACTGTGCCAACAGTGGGTGCTGGTACTGCAAATACAGAATTTGAAATTATAACTGGAATGAGTTTGCAATTCTTTGGACCAGGAGAATACCCTTATACAACTATATTAAAATCTTCTACTTGTGAAACTATAAACTATAACTTGAAAGAGCTAGGATATAAAACTCAAGCAATACATAACCACAAAGGTGGGTTTTATGGTAGAAATGAAGTGTATAAACAGTTAGGTTTTGATGTTTTTACTCCAATTGAGTATATGAATAATGTTGAATATAATCCTTTGGGATGGTGTAAAGACTGTATTTTAACGAACCAAATAATAAAATCATTAAAAAGTACAGAGCAAAGAGATTTAGTTTATACAATATCTGTTCAAGGACATGGAAGATATCCATCAGAAGTTATTGATGAAAATCAAAGTATAACTGTTGAAGGTGTTGATGAAGATGTAAAAGTAGGTTTTGAATATTTTGTTAATCAAATTAATGAAATGGATGATTTTATAGGAAGTTTAATTTCAACCTTGGAAAATTTTGATGAGCCAGTAGTATTGGTTATGTTTGGTGACCATTTACCAGCCTTTGATATAAAACAAGAACAATTAGATAATAACAGCATATTTCAAACAGAATACGTAATTTGGGATAATATTGGGTTGAAACAGGAAGATAAAGATATAAATGCTTATCAGCTTACATCAAATGTCATGAGTAAATTAAATTTTGATAATGGTGTTTTAACAAGGTTTCATAATGTTAATTCAGATAATTATAATTATTTAGATAAATTACAAATGTTAGAACATGATATGTTATATGGTGATAAGATTATATATGGTGGTGCAAATCCATATGAACCAACAAACCTTCAAATGGGTATTAATAAAATTTATATCTCAGATATTAGTCAAATAGAAGATGATATATATGTTTTAGGACATAATTTTACTTATTGGAGTGAAGTATATGTTAACAATAAAAAGAAAGAGGCAAAATATAAGGATAAAAATATCATTATATTGCAAGATATTGAACTTGAAGACGGAGATATAGTTACAATAAATCAAGAAAGTGATGATTGGAAAATTTTAGGCAAATCAGATGAATTTGTCTATAAAATAAAGACGGAATAA